In a genomic window of Occallatibacter riparius:
- the ppk1 gene encoding polyphosphate kinase 1, giving the protein MAKSTKIQRQFNGRDESWMQFNRRVLEEAEDATNPLLERVKFLAITASNLDEYVEIRQAGLMQRIEDGYQEPGYDGLRPDESLEGLTREIHSFVAAQYACWDKRLLPEMRKQGIRLLDWNELDEEARAFAQNYFQREVDPLLTPISIDPAHPFPRVLNKALCLALLLRPKRRSSGPLVLGVVTVPRALPRFVRLPCAEGQFDYVLLQDLIAQNLAGMYRGYEVQAYTAFRVTRNSNLYFEEEEARSLLETIRVELHNRRKGDAVRLEIEAGAHHEIVERLRTNFELEEDQVFQGEGPVNLSRIMSLYSDVQRPDLKFPPFTPHPLSLSRKAANIFEDLRTRDILLHHPYDSYDPVVNFIELGAQDPNVVSIKQTLYRTSSDSPMFQAITEAAATKEATLVVELMARFDEASNIRWARNMEDAGVQVFHGVVGLKTHCKLALVVRRDEDGVTRRYCHLGTGNYNPVTARFYTDLSLLTSNPEITERVHMVFNYLTAHAEVDDYRPLLVAPLTMAESFLGLIRREAEHARAGRPAHIIAKMNALLEPSVIEALYQASQAGVEVDLIIRGVSILKPGVKGLSDNIRVRSVVGRFLEHSRIFHFANGGNYEIYLGSADWMPRNLFERCEVVFPVRDPAALARIHDEILPAYLADTTKARLQQADGTYVRANKAMKDAPAFSAQEFLMQLAEGKTDISAIPKAASSGPRPAARATKTASNRRSAKKAVAAD; this is encoded by the coding sequence ATGGCCAAGAGCACGAAAATTCAGCGGCAGTTCAACGGCCGCGACGAGTCCTGGATGCAGTTCAATCGGCGCGTCCTGGAAGAAGCCGAGGACGCTACCAATCCCCTGCTCGAACGCGTCAAGTTTCTGGCCATTACCGCGTCGAACCTCGATGAGTACGTGGAGATTCGCCAGGCCGGCCTGATGCAGCGCATCGAGGACGGCTACCAAGAGCCGGGGTACGACGGCCTGCGTCCTGATGAATCGCTTGAGGGGCTCACCCGCGAGATTCATTCCTTTGTCGCTGCGCAGTACGCCTGCTGGGACAAGCGTCTGCTGCCGGAGATGCGCAAGCAGGGCATCCGACTTCTGGACTGGAACGAACTCGACGAGGAAGCACGGGCGTTCGCGCAGAACTACTTTCAGCGCGAGGTGGATCCGCTGCTTACGCCGATCTCGATTGATCCGGCGCATCCGTTTCCGCGCGTGCTGAACAAGGCGCTGTGCCTGGCGCTGTTGCTGCGGCCGAAGAGGCGAAGCTCGGGTCCGCTGGTGCTGGGGGTGGTCACGGTCCCGCGCGCGCTGCCGCGGTTTGTGCGGCTGCCGTGTGCCGAGGGTCAGTTCGACTACGTTCTGCTGCAGGATCTGATCGCGCAGAATCTTGCCGGCATGTATCGCGGCTACGAGGTGCAGGCGTATACGGCGTTCCGGGTGACGCGCAATTCGAATCTCTACTTTGAAGAGGAAGAAGCGCGCTCGCTGCTGGAGACGATTCGCGTGGAGCTTCACAATCGCCGCAAGGGCGATGCCGTGCGGCTGGAGATCGAGGCCGGAGCGCATCACGAGATTGTGGAGCGGCTGCGGACCAACTTCGAGTTGGAGGAGGACCAGGTCTTCCAGGGCGAAGGCCCGGTAAACCTGTCGCGTATCATGTCGCTCTACAGCGACGTGCAGCGGCCGGACCTGAAGTTTCCGCCGTTCACGCCACATCCCCTCTCGCTGAGCCGGAAGGCAGCTAACATTTTTGAGGATCTGCGCACACGGGACATTCTGCTTCACCATCCGTATGACTCTTATGACCCGGTGGTGAACTTCATTGAGCTGGGCGCGCAGGATCCGAATGTCGTAAGCATTAAGCAGACGCTTTACCGCACCAGTTCCGATTCGCCGATGTTTCAGGCGATCACTGAAGCCGCCGCGACCAAGGAAGCGACGCTGGTGGTGGAACTGATGGCGCGGTTTGATGAGGCATCGAATATTCGCTGGGCGCGCAACATGGAAGATGCCGGCGTGCAGGTGTTTCACGGCGTGGTGGGCCTGAAGACACATTGCAAACTCGCGCTGGTTGTCCGCCGCGACGAAGATGGCGTGACGAGGCGCTATTGCCATCTGGGCACCGGAAACTACAACCCGGTTACGGCGCGTTTCTACACCGATTTGAGCCTGCTGACGTCGAATCCCGAGATCACTGAACGCGTGCACATGGTGTTCAACTACCTGACCGCGCACGCCGAGGTGGACGACTACCGGCCGCTGCTGGTGGCGCCGCTCACCATGGCGGAGAGCTTCCTGGGGCTCATTCGCCGCGAAGCAGAACATGCGCGCGCCGGGCGGCCTGCGCACATCATCGCCAAGATGAATGCGCTGCTCGAGCCCTCGGTTATCGAAGCGCTCTACCAGGCATCGCAGGCGGGCGTGGAGGTGGACCTCATTATCCGTGGGGTCTCCATCCTGAAGCCGGGGGTCAAAGGGCTTTCTGACAATATCCGTGTGCGATCGGTGGTGGGCCGGTTCCTGGAACACTCGCGCATTTTCCATTTCGCGAACGGCGGCAATTACGAGATTTATCTGGGCTCGGCGGACTGGATGCCGCGTAATCTATTCGAGCGCTGCGAAGTCGTGTTTCCGGTGCGCGACCCTGCGGCACTGGCGCGCATTCACGACGAGATTCTGCCCGCTTACCTCGCCGACACGACGAAGGCGCGACTGCAGCAGGCAGATGGCACCTACGTCCGCGCAAACAAAGCGATGAAGGATGCACCCGCTTTTTCGGCTCAGGAGTTCCTGATGCAGCTGGCGGAGGGCAAGACCGATATTTCGGCGATTCCGAAGGCAGCCTCCTCGGGGCCCCGCCCCGCAGCCCGAGCGACGAAAACAGCCAGCAATCGCAGGTCTGCCAAGAAGGCGGTAGCTGCCGACTGA
- a CDS encoding RNA polymerase sigma factor → MPNQDQNPKAMLDPREPLPPQAQDFARKLNKMLDGHQKDEATVAQQFEGLEGMFDLIAAGLYSLASMLVGEGEDSIRLVETAVANAEVSACSQPEEARLSGRRALVAAALNLIAARNPESLAAPAGLEHADTCIEDDDLDAAGVSREELERMMAGPDRDRMRAWLESLPTPTRTIFVLRAVAGYSTAQTAAALAEFAGPRAAGWKPEAVRELFRQGLCSLASQMVKAGIH, encoded by the coding sequence ATGCCGAATCAAGATCAGAACCCGAAAGCCATGCTCGATCCCAGGGAGCCGCTCCCGCCGCAGGCCCAGGATTTCGCGCGTAAGTTGAACAAAATGCTCGATGGCCACCAGAAGGACGAGGCCACCGTCGCCCAGCAGTTCGAGGGCCTCGAGGGCATGTTCGACCTGATCGCTGCGGGGCTTTACAGCCTGGCCTCCATGCTGGTCGGCGAGGGCGAGGACTCCATTCGCCTGGTCGAAACGGCCGTAGCCAACGCGGAAGTGTCAGCTTGTTCGCAGCCGGAAGAAGCAAGGCTGTCCGGCCGCCGCGCGCTTGTGGCAGCCGCTCTCAATCTGATCGCAGCGCGTAACCCCGAGAGCCTCGCCGCTCCCGCCGGTCTTGAGCACGCCGATACCTGCATCGAAGACGACGACCTCGACGCCGCCGGTGTCTCCCGCGAGGAACTGGAGCGCATGATGGCCGGGCCGGACCGCGATCGCATGCGTGCATGGCTCGAGAGCCTGCCCACCCCCACGCGGACTATCTTCGTCCTCCGGGCAGTCGCCGGTTATTCAACAGCGCAAACGGCGGCCGCTTTGGCTGAGTTCGCCGGCCCCCGCGCTGCCGGATGGAAGCCTGAAGCCGTGCGCGAACTCTTCCGCCAGGGACTGTGCTCGCTGGCCTCGCAGATGGTCAAAGCCGGCATCCACTAA
- a CDS encoding DUF3788 domain-containing protein, whose translation MDLANAFIGRANQPSHAEVITALGTAAPLWSELIEEVSSDGGNLTQEWKGIVVNKYGWSLRLKQKSRNIIFMSPCHNCFKVAFTLSDKAVTAAKEAHLPKAVVEALATAPRYPEGTGLRLTVNRPADLPAIRKIARIKLAN comes from the coding sequence ATGGATTTGGCTAACGCATTTATAGGCAGAGCCAATCAGCCCTCCCACGCCGAAGTCATTACCGCGCTGGGTACGGCAGCACCTCTCTGGTCTGAGCTCATCGAGGAAGTCAGCAGCGATGGCGGCAACCTGACCCAGGAGTGGAAGGGGATCGTGGTTAATAAATATGGCTGGTCGCTGCGGCTGAAACAGAAGAGCCGCAACATCATTTTCATGTCGCCCTGCCACAATTGCTTCAAGGTGGCGTTTACGCTGAGCGATAAGGCCGTGACCGCCGCAAAAGAGGCTCATTTACCCAAGGCCGTTGTGGAGGCACTGGCCACGGCGCCGCGCTATCCCGAGGGTACGGGGCTTCGCCTTACCGTGAACCGCCCAGCCGATCTGCCGGCGATCCGCAAGATCGCCCGCATCAAGCTGGCTAACTGA